One region of Rhizobium sp. WYJ-E13 genomic DNA includes:
- a CDS encoding CaiB/BaiF CoA-transferase family protein: MPNHQKPASLEGLRILDLSRILAGPTATQLLADLGADVIKVERPGAGDDTRGWGPPFVPNADGSDSDLSAYFLSANRNKRSIAIDLATDDGVALVKRLAAICDVVVENYKPGDLARRGLGYDDIRKIKPDIVWCAISGFGQTGPYADRTGYDFLIQAMGGIMSITGDSDANGGRPVKVGLGIADVMCGMYATVGILAALRHRDHTGEGQYIDLALYDAQVAWLINAATNHLVSGKIPVRIGNRHPNIAPYQTFATADGEIAIAVGNDQQFVRFCQAIGMPELAGDERFARNRDRVINIDALDGMVTTALRADTAENWEQRLIAAEIPAGRVATIDQVVSNPHTLAREMVVEMPTQDGRPLRLLGNPLKMSATPVRFDRAPPHVDQDRHDILQLLRDSEDNAAS; the protein is encoded by the coding sequence ATGCCCAATCATCAAAAACCCGCCAGCCTCGAAGGTTTGCGCATCCTCGACCTCTCGCGCATCCTTGCCGGGCCAACGGCGACACAACTCCTTGCCGATCTGGGCGCTGATGTGATCAAGGTCGAACGGCCGGGCGCCGGTGACGATACCCGCGGGTGGGGGCCACCCTTCGTCCCGAATGCGGATGGCAGCGACAGCGATCTCAGCGCCTACTTTCTGTCTGCCAACCGCAACAAGCGATCGATCGCGATCGATCTTGCCACTGACGATGGGGTGGCCCTCGTCAAACGGCTCGCGGCAATTTGCGATGTCGTCGTCGAAAACTACAAGCCAGGCGATCTCGCCCGCCGCGGCCTTGGTTATGACGACATCAGGAAGATCAAGCCGGATATTGTCTGGTGCGCGATCTCCGGCTTCGGCCAGACGGGCCCCTACGCCGACCGCACTGGCTATGATTTCCTGATCCAGGCCATGGGTGGCATCATGAGCATTACCGGTGACAGTGACGCGAACGGCGGCCGGCCGGTCAAGGTCGGTCTCGGGATCGCGGATGTGATGTGTGGCATGTATGCAACTGTCGGCATCCTGGCGGCCCTTCGCCATCGCGATCACACCGGAGAGGGCCAATACATCGACCTCGCCCTTTACGACGCGCAGGTCGCCTGGCTGATCAACGCAGCAACGAACCATCTTGTGTCCGGCAAGATACCCGTACGGATCGGCAACAGGCATCCGAACATCGCGCCATATCAGACTTTCGCAACGGCTGACGGCGAAATCGCAATTGCAGTCGGAAACGATCAGCAGTTTGTCCGTTTCTGCCAAGCCATCGGCATGCCGGAGCTTGCCGGCGACGAACGCTTCGCCCGCAACCGCGACAGGGTCATCAACATCGATGCTCTGGATGGAATGGTGACCACCGCCCTGCGCGCCGACACGGCAGAAAACTGGGAGCAGCGGCTCATTGCAGCCGAAATACCCGCCGGTCGAGTGGCAACGATCGATCAGGTCGTTTCCAATCCGCACACACTGGCGCGCGAGATGGTGGTAGAGATGCCGACGCAAGACGGACGGCCTCTGCGGCTTCTTGGAAATCCTCTGAAAATGTCGGCGACGCCGGTGCGCTTTGATCGGGCTCCCCCTCATGTTGACCAGGATCGCCACGATATCCTGCAGTTGCTGCGCGACAGCGAGGACAACGCAGCATCATAA
- a CDS encoding OpgC family protein, translating into MPAPTTALSDSHQTTVPAGAKAKRARDPRLDFFRGVGMLIILLAHIPNDGWALWIPARFGFSDATEMFVFQSGMASAIAFGSTFDRNGAIALIARVAQRIWQIFWAHIAVFIVVSAIMVVAGTRYDGVTYVDSLNLVPFMKDPGHLLAGLLTLTYVPNYFDILPMYIVILALMPVMIFASKLHHALPIFLMTVLWLATQFGLTHLPAEPWSDRPWFFDPFGWQFLFFTGFFLMRGNLPAPDYDLRLMALAIVLVIATVPFAWVRFQEVHPFFQMAAARIVPLTDKSDFGILRFVHFMALCYIAVHLVGEKGSRLRGPVVRVLTVVGQQSLAVFITGMVIAQPIGIALDHAGRTSGAEVIGNLFGFATLIGTAYLVRWFKASPWKS; encoded by the coding sequence ATGCCAGCGCCTACGACGGCGCTTTCTGATTCCCATCAGACGACAGTTCCGGCTGGTGCGAAGGCCAAGCGGGCTCGTGATCCGCGCCTCGACTTTTTTCGTGGCGTCGGCATGCTGATCATCCTGCTTGCCCATATACCAAACGACGGCTGGGCGCTCTGGATTCCGGCCCGCTTCGGGTTTTCGGACGCCACGGAGATGTTCGTCTTTCAATCGGGTATGGCTTCTGCCATCGCGTTCGGCTCGACCTTTGACCGCAACGGTGCGATTGCGCTGATCGCCCGTGTCGCGCAGCGCATCTGGCAGATCTTCTGGGCGCACATTGCCGTCTTCATCGTTGTCTCCGCAATCATGGTGGTCGCCGGAACGCGCTACGATGGTGTCACCTATGTCGACAGCCTGAACCTCGTACCCTTCATGAAGGATCCGGGCCACCTGCTGGCCGGCTTGCTGACGCTGACCTACGTGCCGAACTATTTCGACATTCTGCCGATGTACATCGTCATCCTGGCGCTGATGCCGGTGATGATCTTTGCGTCGAAACTGCACCACGCCCTGCCGATATTTCTGATGACCGTCCTGTGGCTTGCCACGCAGTTTGGCCTGACTCACCTGCCGGCCGAACCTTGGTCGGACCGCCCCTGGTTCTTCGATCCGTTCGGCTGGCAGTTTCTCTTCTTCACCGGTTTCTTCCTCATGCGAGGAAATCTGCCGGCACCGGACTACGACCTCCGCCTGATGGCGCTTGCGATTGTCCTCGTGATTGCGACGGTGCCTTTCGCGTGGGTCCGTTTCCAGGAAGTTCACCCCTTTTTCCAGATGGCCGCAGCGCGGATCGTTCCGTTGACCGATAAATCAGATTTCGGCATCCTTCGCTTCGTTCATTTCATGGCGCTTTGCTATATCGCCGTCCACTTGGTTGGAGAAAAGGGATCCCGTCTGCGCGGTCCGGTCGTACGTGTGTTGACCGTTGTCGGACAGCAATCGCTCGCCGTCTTCATCACCGGCATGGTCATCGCCCAACCGATCGGTATCGCACTTGATCACGCAGGCCGCACGAGCGGCGCCGAAGTCATCGGCAACCTGTTTGGCTTCGCGACTCTGATCGGCACCGCCTATCTCGTCCGTTGGTTCAAAGCGTCTCCCTGGAAATCGTGA